One genomic window of Solanum dulcamara chromosome 10, daSolDulc1.2, whole genome shotgun sequence includes the following:
- the LOC129871471 gene encoding serine/threonine-protein phosphatase PP2A-2 catalytic subunit isoform X2, with the protein MLNRSARKMPSNADVDRQIEQLMECKPLPEAEVKTLCDQARAILVEEWNVQPVKCPVTVCGDIHGQFYDLIELFRIGGNAPDTNYLFMGDYVDRGYYSVETVSLLVALKVRYRDRITILRGNHESRQITQVYGFYDECLRKYGNANVWKYFTDLFDYLPLTALIESQVFCLHGGLSPSLDTLDNIRSLDRIQEVPHEGPMCDLLWSDPDDRCGWGISPRGAGYTFGQDIASQFNHTNGLTLISRAHQLVMEGYNWCQDKNVVTVFSAPNYCYRCGNMAAILEIGENMEQNFLQFDPAPRQIEPDTTRKTPDYFL; encoded by the exons ATGCTTAATCG ATCGGCGAGGAAAATGCCGTCGAACGCAGATGTAGATCGGCAGATCGAGCAATTGATGGAGTGTAAGCCGCTACCGGAAGCAGAGGTGAAGACGTTGTGTGATCAAGCGAGGGCTATACTTGTGGAGGAATGGAATGTGCAGCCAGTCAAATGTCCGGTCACAGTTTGCGGTGATATTCATGGACAGTTCTACGATCTGATTGAGCTTTTCCGGATTGGTGGAAATGCTCCAGATACAAACTATCTCTTCATGGGCGATTATGTTG ACCGTGGGTACTATTCAGTGGAGACTGTCTCACTCTTGGTTGCTCTGAAGGTCCGTTATAGAGATAGAATCACAATTCTTAGGGGAAACCATGAAAGCCGACAAATCACTCAGGT GTATGGTTTTTATGATGAATGCTTGAGGAAGTATGGAAATGCCAATGTTTGGAAGTATTTCACTGATCTTTTTGATTATCTACCACTGACAGCACTAATTGAGAGTCAG gTATTCTGTTTACATGGAGGACTCTCCCCTTCTTTGGATACACTGGATAACATACGATCATTGGACCGTATACAAGAG GTTCCACATGAAGGACCAATGTGCGATCTCCTGTGGTCTGATCCAGATGATCGGTGTGGTTGGGGAATATCACCCCGAGGGGCTGGTTACACCTTTGGACAGGATATAGCATCTCAGTTCAACCACACCAATGGGCTCACTTTGATTTCTAGAGCCCATCAGCTTGTCATGGAGGGTTATAATTGGTGTCAG GATAAGAATGTTGTGACAGTATTTAGTGCTCCAAACTATTGTTACCGGTGTGGTAACATGGCTGCAATTCTAGAAATAGGAGAAAATATGGAGCAAAATTTCCTTCAGTTTGACCCAGCTCCACGGCAGATAGAGCCCGACACCACAAGGAAGACTCCTGATTACTTTTTATGA
- the LOC129871471 gene encoding serine/threonine-protein phosphatase PP2A-2 catalytic subunit isoform X1, which yields MNGDKYHKLEIIGSARKMPSNADVDRQIEQLMECKPLPEAEVKTLCDQARAILVEEWNVQPVKCPVTVCGDIHGQFYDLIELFRIGGNAPDTNYLFMGDYVDRGYYSVETVSLLVALKVRYRDRITILRGNHESRQITQVYGFYDECLRKYGNANVWKYFTDLFDYLPLTALIESQVFCLHGGLSPSLDTLDNIRSLDRIQEVPHEGPMCDLLWSDPDDRCGWGISPRGAGYTFGQDIASQFNHTNGLTLISRAHQLVMEGYNWCQDKNVVTVFSAPNYCYRCGNMAAILEIGENMEQNFLQFDPAPRQIEPDTTRKTPDYFL from the exons ATGAATGGAGACAAATATCATAAATTGGAGataattgg ATCGGCGAGGAAAATGCCGTCGAACGCAGATGTAGATCGGCAGATCGAGCAATTGATGGAGTGTAAGCCGCTACCGGAAGCAGAGGTGAAGACGTTGTGTGATCAAGCGAGGGCTATACTTGTGGAGGAATGGAATGTGCAGCCAGTCAAATGTCCGGTCACAGTTTGCGGTGATATTCATGGACAGTTCTACGATCTGATTGAGCTTTTCCGGATTGGTGGAAATGCTCCAGATACAAACTATCTCTTCATGGGCGATTATGTTG ACCGTGGGTACTATTCAGTGGAGACTGTCTCACTCTTGGTTGCTCTGAAGGTCCGTTATAGAGATAGAATCACAATTCTTAGGGGAAACCATGAAAGCCGACAAATCACTCAGGT GTATGGTTTTTATGATGAATGCTTGAGGAAGTATGGAAATGCCAATGTTTGGAAGTATTTCACTGATCTTTTTGATTATCTACCACTGACAGCACTAATTGAGAGTCAG gTATTCTGTTTACATGGAGGACTCTCCCCTTCTTTGGATACACTGGATAACATACGATCATTGGACCGTATACAAGAG GTTCCACATGAAGGACCAATGTGCGATCTCCTGTGGTCTGATCCAGATGATCGGTGTGGTTGGGGAATATCACCCCGAGGGGCTGGTTACACCTTTGGACAGGATATAGCATCTCAGTTCAACCACACCAATGGGCTCACTTTGATTTCTAGAGCCCATCAGCTTGTCATGGAGGGTTATAATTGGTGTCAG GATAAGAATGTTGTGACAGTATTTAGTGCTCCAAACTATTGTTACCGGTGTGGTAACATGGCTGCAATTCTAGAAATAGGAGAAAATATGGAGCAAAATTTCCTTCAGTTTGACCCAGCTCCACGGCAGATAGAGCCCGACACCACAAGGAAGACTCCTGATTACTTTTTATGA
- the LOC129871471 gene encoding serine/threonine-protein phosphatase PP2A-2 catalytic subunit isoform X3 — protein MPSNADVDRQIEQLMECKPLPEAEVKTLCDQARAILVEEWNVQPVKCPVTVCGDIHGQFYDLIELFRIGGNAPDTNYLFMGDYVDRGYYSVETVSLLVALKVRYRDRITILRGNHESRQITQVYGFYDECLRKYGNANVWKYFTDLFDYLPLTALIESQVFCLHGGLSPSLDTLDNIRSLDRIQEVPHEGPMCDLLWSDPDDRCGWGISPRGAGYTFGQDIASQFNHTNGLTLISRAHQLVMEGYNWCQDKNVVTVFSAPNYCYRCGNMAAILEIGENMEQNFLQFDPAPRQIEPDTTRKTPDYFL, from the exons ATGCCGTCGAACGCAGATGTAGATCGGCAGATCGAGCAATTGATGGAGTGTAAGCCGCTACCGGAAGCAGAGGTGAAGACGTTGTGTGATCAAGCGAGGGCTATACTTGTGGAGGAATGGAATGTGCAGCCAGTCAAATGTCCGGTCACAGTTTGCGGTGATATTCATGGACAGTTCTACGATCTGATTGAGCTTTTCCGGATTGGTGGAAATGCTCCAGATACAAACTATCTCTTCATGGGCGATTATGTTG ACCGTGGGTACTATTCAGTGGAGACTGTCTCACTCTTGGTTGCTCTGAAGGTCCGTTATAGAGATAGAATCACAATTCTTAGGGGAAACCATGAAAGCCGACAAATCACTCAGGT GTATGGTTTTTATGATGAATGCTTGAGGAAGTATGGAAATGCCAATGTTTGGAAGTATTTCACTGATCTTTTTGATTATCTACCACTGACAGCACTAATTGAGAGTCAG gTATTCTGTTTACATGGAGGACTCTCCCCTTCTTTGGATACACTGGATAACATACGATCATTGGACCGTATACAAGAG GTTCCACATGAAGGACCAATGTGCGATCTCCTGTGGTCTGATCCAGATGATCGGTGTGGTTGGGGAATATCACCCCGAGGGGCTGGTTACACCTTTGGACAGGATATAGCATCTCAGTTCAACCACACCAATGGGCTCACTTTGATTTCTAGAGCCCATCAGCTTGTCATGGAGGGTTATAATTGGTGTCAG GATAAGAATGTTGTGACAGTATTTAGTGCTCCAAACTATTGTTACCGGTGTGGTAACATGGCTGCAATTCTAGAAATAGGAGAAAATATGGAGCAAAATTTCCTTCAGTTTGACCCAGCTCCACGGCAGATAGAGCCCGACACCACAAGGAAGACTCCTGATTACTTTTTATGA